The proteins below come from a single Chitinophaga pinensis DSM 2588 genomic window:
- a CDS encoding ACT domain-containing protein has translation MSGITDLSQLLKNMTPQLQEGEYVFCTVPDNQAIDIKEVLGSFREEEGITLILSRETADRLQLSYTYIAAWITLKIHSSLSAVGLTAAFSAALGREGISCNVVAAFYHDHIFVAKEDAGRAMEALKQLTINN, from the coding sequence ATGAGTGGTATTACAGATCTGTCCCAGTTACTTAAAAACATGACACCTCAGTTACAGGAGGGTGAGTATGTTTTTTGCACTGTCCCTGATAATCAGGCGATTGACATAAAAGAGGTGCTTGGTAGCTTCCGGGAAGAAGAGGGAATTACACTGATTCTCTCCCGCGAAACAGCTGACAGACTACAATTATCCTATACATACATTGCCGCCTGGATCACCCTGAAAATACATTCTTCGCTGTCTGCCGTCGGACTCACCGCCGCTTTCTCCGCTGCACTGGGCCGGGAAGGAATCAGCTGTAATGTGGTGGCTGCTTTTTACCACGATCATATTTTCGTGGCAAAAGAAGATGCCGGAAGAGCGATGGAAGCACTTAAACAACTCACTATCAACAATTAG
- a CDS encoding amidohydrolase family protein: MKRCYLLLKTALIACTLPVSAQSVPDATTKTVCITHANIIDIINNKTLPDQTIIIENDRIVMTGPSRKLKIPAGATTIDATGRFVMPGMTDAHIHFFQSGGLYTRPDALDLRHVYPYEKDQQWVKDHLGDLMARYLACGITTVADVGGPLRNFSIREQAAKDSLSTNAWVTGPLISTYLPPNLDKNDPPIVKVTTPDAARELVRKQVPYKPDFIKIWYIVVPGQPAESTLHIVRAAIEESHAHGLKVAVHGTEYQTAKLAVSAGADILVHSVDDQLFDNEMLQLLKSHQTVYIPTLTVMHGYKRAFTQQFDFPAQDLAYGDPFMLGTLTDLQHIDSSVAKFSYKQLRTLHHVPSEEDTIMLKNLKLAQDAGINIVTGTDAGNIGTLHASSYFTELQAMQQAGLTNMEIIRAATINAARGFGKDKDYGSVEKGKVADLLLLSKDPVQHLDALAHIDTVIHRGKTIEAGKLLPVTPAILAQEQLNAYNARNIDAFLAPYSDSVVISDQATGQIMMKGKEQMHQRYSSLFERAKNLHCQLVNRMVLGNTVIDQESVTGMGNKPLEAIAIYTIENGKIAHVSFISPGKK, encoded by the coding sequence ATGAAACGCTGCTATCTGCTACTGAAGACCGCACTGATTGCCTGTACCCTGCCGGTATCTGCGCAGTCAGTTCCGGACGCCACCACAAAGACCGTCTGCATTACCCATGCAAACATTATAGACATAATTAACAACAAAACACTGCCTGATCAGACAATCATCATTGAAAATGACCGGATCGTCATGACAGGGCCTTCCAGGAAACTGAAGATCCCTGCCGGCGCGACCACCATCGATGCTACAGGACGCTTTGTAATGCCGGGTATGACAGATGCGCATATACATTTCTTTCAGAGCGGCGGACTGTATACCAGACCTGATGCACTTGACCTGAGACATGTCTATCCCTACGAAAAAGACCAGCAATGGGTAAAAGATCACCTGGGCGACCTGATGGCCCGTTACCTGGCCTGTGGCATTACCACGGTAGCCGATGTGGGTGGTCCGCTGCGCAACTTCAGTATCAGGGAACAGGCAGCAAAAGACTCCCTGAGTACTAATGCCTGGGTGACTGGTCCGCTGATATCAACTTATCTGCCGCCCAACCTGGATAAAAACGATCCTCCTATCGTGAAAGTGACTACCCCGGATGCAGCACGTGAACTGGTCAGAAAACAAGTCCCCTACAAACCTGATTTTATTAAGATCTGGTACATCGTGGTGCCTGGTCAGCCGGCAGAAAGCACCTTGCATATCGTACGCGCAGCCATAGAAGAAAGCCACGCGCACGGACTAAAAGTTGCGGTACACGGTACGGAATACCAGACTGCAAAACTGGCGGTCAGCGCCGGTGCAGACATTCTGGTGCACAGTGTAGATGATCAACTGTTTGACAATGAAATGCTGCAATTGCTTAAAAGTCATCAGACCGTATACATCCCCACATTAACCGTGATGCATGGTTATAAACGGGCCTTTACACAACAGTTTGATTTTCCTGCACAGGACCTGGCCTATGGCGATCCGTTTATGCTGGGTACCTTGACTGATCTCCAGCACATTGACAGCAGCGTGGCTAAATTCAGTTACAAACAACTGCGCACCCTGCATCACGTACCATCAGAAGAAGATACCATCATGCTGAAAAACCTGAAACTGGCACAGGATGCAGGTATTAATATCGTGACAGGAACTGATGCCGGGAACATCGGTACACTACACGCCTCTTCTTATTTTACAGAACTGCAAGCCATGCAGCAAGCCGGACTGACCAACATGGAAATCATCCGTGCAGCGACTATCAATGCGGCCAGGGGTTTCGGAAAAGACAAAGATTATGGCAGTGTTGAAAAGGGAAAAGTGGCAGATCTCCTGCTGTTATCCAAAGATCCTGTACAGCACCTGGATGCACTGGCACATATAGATACAGTCATACACCGGGGTAAAACCATCGAGGCCGGAAAACTATTACCTGTTACACCAGCCATACTTGCCCAGGAACAACTTAATGCCTATAATGCGAGAAACATTGATGCATTTCTGGCGCCCTACAGCGATAGCGTAGTCATCTCCGATCAGGCAACAGGACAGATAATGATGAAGGGTAAAGAGCAGATGCACCAACGGTATAGCAGTCTCTTTGAACGGGCGAAAAACCTGCACTGTCAGCTGGTGAACAGAATGGTGTTGGGGAATACGGTGATAGACCAGGAAAGTGTTACGGGTATGGGGAATAAACCACTGGAAGCGATTGCCATTTATACGATTGAAAACGGGAAGATAGCACACGTGTCTTTTATCTCTCCGGGAAAGAAGTAA
- a CDS encoding patatin-like phospholipase family protein produces the protein MRRPFVLSGGGARGYAHIGVLKAFEEQDIFPQAIAATSAGSIAAAFICDGYSPDEVREIFQHTKMGLSMQWRNLKSGFLSLKTVEKVLKQTLRHTTFESLPIPLYIAATDYGTGRQTVFSKGEVIPAVLAASTIPMLFPPVVIDGIPYIDGGISSNLPLEPLLGVYNDIIGVHVNPMTPYNPGGSISAAMDRTMHMAIQEPVLKNRQLCSLFIEPDGLGQFGMFDFKRFDAIYQTGLEYTRKRLEEAAGWPDVQAV, from the coding sequence ATGCGACGTCCCTTTGTGCTTTCTGGTGGTGGGGCCCGTGGTTATGCTCATATCGGTGTATTAAAAGCGTTTGAAGAACAGGACATCTTTCCCCAGGCGATTGCAGCTACCAGTGCCGGCTCTATCGCTGCTGCCTTTATCTGTGATGGTTATAGTCCGGATGAAGTCAGAGAAATATTCCAGCATACAAAGATGGGACTGTCTATGCAGTGGCGGAATCTCAAATCTGGTTTCCTGTCATTAAAGACGGTAGAGAAGGTACTGAAACAGACCCTGCGTCATACTACTTTTGAATCTTTGCCCATTCCTTTATATATCGCGGCGACGGACTATGGAACCGGCAGACAAACTGTTTTTTCCAAAGGAGAAGTGATTCCGGCGGTACTGGCGGCTTCGACTATTCCCATGTTATTTCCCCCGGTGGTAATAGATGGTATACCTTATATCGATGGGGGGATATCCAGCAACCTGCCGCTTGAACCGCTGTTGGGTGTTTATAATGATATTATCGGCGTACATGTCAATCCCATGACGCCTTACAATCCGGGAGGCAGCATCTCGGCTGCGATGGATCGTACCATGCATATGGCTATCCAGGAGCCGGTATTGAAAAACAGGCAATTATGCAGCCTCTTTATAGAACCGGATGGACTGGGACAGTTTGGGATGTTTGATTTTAAGCGTTTCGACGCTATTTATCAGACCGGACTGGAATATACCCGGAAACGGCTGGAAGAAGCAGCCGGATGGCCGGATGTACAGGCAGTGTAG